Part of the Oscillibacter hominis genome is shown below.
GTCCACCTCATACTCATATTTGGCGGAGGAGGTCCGGAATTCGATATCATAGGAGAGAATACCGTCGTCCTCATCCCGCTCTACCGTGAGGCCGCTCACCTGGGACTCCTTCAGTCCGGCGTGCTGCAAAGCGGCCGCCAGAGCCCGGTCCCGCCCCTGGGACGCATCCCCGGAGCCGGGTGCAGTGCCGGAGGTTCCGGCGCTTTCCTGGGCGCCGGCAAGGATGTTGGCCTTTCCAGACAGTATTTTTCCGGCGTAAGAATCCACTTTGTATTCAAATTCACCTGCTTGTGTATAGAGATCCACCTCATAGTGGGCGGGAGAGTCATCCAACTCCGGGTCCACCTCATAGGTGACGCTGTTCACCTCCAAAACCCCGGCGTAGGCTTGGGCCAGGTAAGCGGCCTCTGCTTTGCCGATTGGCATGCCGGGCGCGCCGGCCTCCACCAGGTCCTTCAGCTCCTCCACGCTCAGCGCCGCCAGGTCTTCAAACTTCAAAGAGCTGTTCAGCCCGATGGCCTGGTTGACCAGGGCGGCTTTTCCGGTGGAGATGTGGTGCTGTCTGGCCTGCTGTTCCAGCCCGGCATCCTGGGTCAGGGTTTGGCTGAGGACGGCCGCATTGGCGGAATTCGTTTCAAGGAGGGAGCCTACGGAAACCTCCAGCTCCTGCTGCAGCTGGGCGGCGCGGGCCTGGTCCTTGTCCTCCACGGAGATCAGGATGGCGGAGGATACGCTCCCAAGATATCCGTGGCGCACCAGGGAACCCACAATGGCGTTGACCGCCACGTCCAATTTGGTGCCTTTCAGATCCCGGCCGCCGTCCATATCCGACAGGATCTCCACCGCTTCATCGTTCAACGGGGTGCAGGCAAGCACTGTTTCACGCTGGTTTACACTCAGCTCAATGCTGGGGTTGACATCCAAGGATACCACGGAGGCCACCGCATAGGCCTGCTGATAGAACAGCCCGCCGCCTCCGCCGATCAGCACCAGGGCAAGGCAGGCGGCGACCAAAACGCGTATCATGGGGGTTTTCTTTGCTTTCATAGGGATCACAGTTCCTTTCCGCGTCTCACAGCGGGAGAGGAGCACATCCAGATCGTTGGGCGCCGCGTGGGCTACGGCCTCTTTCAGACGCTGTTCCAGTTCCTGATCCGTCATTGGTCCTCTCCTCCTTCCAATAAGACTTTCATTTTTTTCAGCGCACGGTGATACTTGGACAGGACAGTGGCCAGGGGCAGCTCCAGTACGGCGGCAATCTCCCGGTGCTTTAAGCCGGCGACCGCGTGGAGCAGAACCACTTGCCGCTCCTGATCTCCCAAGGCGCCCAGTGCGCCCTGGAGCATCTGACGGTCCTCAGGTGAGAGCCCGCTTTCAGCCGCGGGAAGGGCGTCCCACGCTTCCTCGCTCAGCTCTGAGCGGCGATCGCCCTGGCGTAAACGCATCCGCGACAGGTTCCGGGCGATGGTCAGCAGCCATGCCATGGGAGACCCTTGGGGGCGGTACTGGGGCGCGTGATCCCAGACCTGGACAAAGGCGTCCTGGGTCACGTCCTGGGCATCCTGGGCGTTTTTCAGGAAGGAGAGGGCCATTGCATAGACTGCCGCCCGGGTACGGCAGTACAGCTCCGCCAGGGCCTCCCGGTCACCCTGGGCAATGCCGGCCAACAGCCTTTCCAGTTCCTCTTGTTCCGCTCTGCCCGCCTGTTCTGTTGTCTGGGGTCCCATTGCGATCCACATGTTTTCTTTCTCCTGTCATCTGAGAAATGCGCGGGAACCGTGTTTTATTGCAGGGAACCAAAAAAATTTGCCCGCACTGCAAAACAGCAGTGCTTTACGCTATTATACCAGATTTCGGCATAAATCAAAGCGGGAATCGGAGCACGCCCTTCATCATCAACGCAATGGAGCGCATCATGCAGGCAGCGGATTCTATGGGCATGCAGTGCTCAACCCTCGCCATGTGATTGTATTATTTTTCCAACCCATATAAAACATAGAAAAGCCGGGAGATTTTTGTTGAAATCTCCCGGTTTATTTATATGCCGCCGTCACAAACTACGAAAGCCGAATTTGTGAGGAGGTCTTGTCATGCGCCGTATCTTGATGATTGTTTTTCTGCTTTTTGTGCTGATGTTTCCCAGCCCTGAGCCCGATGCCGCTGCCTCCGGCGAGGCGGATGTGGAGGTCACATACTATGTGGCGCTGACCTTCGACGACGGCCCCCGGCGCATCACTACGGAGCGGCTTTTGGATGGGCTGCGGGAGCGGGGGGCCAGCGCCACGTTTTTCCTGATCGGTGAGCAGATTGAAGAGAACGCGGATGTGGTGCAGCGGATGAAGGCCGAGGGGCATCAGGTGGGCAACCACACCTGGTCCCACGTGAAGATCGAAGGCATGAATCAAAGTGCGGCGCAGGAGGAAATCCGTCACACGGACCAAGTGCTGAAAGAGCTGTTGGGGGAGGATACGTATTGGCTTCGCCCGCCCTATGGCCTGATCAACCAGCGGGAGCGGAGCTGGATCACCGTGCCTATGGTACAGTGGTCTGTGGACCCGGAGGACTGGAAGTATCAAAATACGGACCGGGTGGTCTCCTCAGTTTTAAACCATGTCAAGCCCGGTTCCATCATCCTGCTTCACGACACCTATCCCACCTCTGTGGACGCGGCACTGCGGATTGTGGATACCTTGCAGGGCCAGGGCTATGAATTTGTCACCGTGGAGGAACTCCTTGCCCTGAACGGCGTGGCGCCTCAAGCGGGCACCATGTACGTCTCCGCCGACCAGTCCCTTTAAAAGCAATAGAAGTGATCTGGATAATGGACGAAACACCAGGCCGCAGTGTAGAGGGCAAGAGCCGTGCAGACGATCAGGACGCAGAGCAGCATACCCACCCAATCGTATTTGATCCGGCAGCGGCGCCGCGAGGCCAGCAGCGTCTCCACCCCCAGGCTCACCAGAGCCAGGGGGGCCGCCTGGAGAACCCAGCGCAGGTCAAGCTCTGGAAAAAACATGGAAATCAGCATAAAGACTCCGGAGACCACCAGGACCAAGCCCATGGTAAACGTGCCCACCCGGCGGACACCGGGCTCCTTTTCTTGGACGGGAGCGGACTCATTCATCCTGATTCGCCTCCTTGTGGCTGTCCTGGGTCAGCGTGATGGCCGCCGGTCCGGCCGGCTCACCCACAGGATCGGCGCTTTGCTGTGTTTCGCTTTGCTCCGGAGGGATAAAGGAGTAGTCCTCCTCGTCCTCATTGTTCCTGGGGCCGCGGATGAACCAGATGCCAAGGCAGATGATCAAAATGGTGACCACGGTCCTGGGCAGGGTGTACATCACAAGGCTCCGGATCCACCAGAAGCCGTCCCAGTAATTGACGAGCAGGTCCATCAGCTGGTCAATCACCGTATTGTAGAATACATAGATGCCAAGGCCGACCAGCACCCAGCCGATGATGCTGTGGCGCCGCATGCACAGGGCACTGAGGCGCTGACTGTCCAACTCGGACAATCCGAACAGGTACTCATCGCTCTGCATGTCGTCTTCCGGCTGATTGCGGAGGTTGTAACTGTCAAAGAAGGCGTAGACCCAGATCACCGGCAGCAAAATAGCCAGTTCCCCGATGTTGAGAAAGGACGCGACGCCGATGATGGCACAGCATATCCCCAACAGGGATACGCCCCGCTTCATATATCCCTGATACATTTGGCCGCAGCCAGGGATACAAGCGCAGAGAAATAAGAGGATTCCACTTTTACGATTCATGATTTGTTTCCCTCCAATTGTGATTGCTGTTTCCGGAAAAGGCGCTGAACGCGCCGTCCAATTTGTCAAAGATGGAATTGAGCGAGTCATTCCATTGCTGGGGCCAGCTGCCCAGGTTCTGCGTAAAGGTCGTGTCCGATTGGGAGAGCTGACTGGAGCGCTCCACGATGCCGCCAAAGATGCCGAATCCCCAGAGGGAGAACACGATGATGAGCGCGGCGGCCGCCGTGGCGTAGCGGCTGGTCAGGATACGGATGGAGCGCAGGCGGATCCGGTGCCACAGCCCGCCATGGCAGGAGCGCATGGGCATCTCCAGTTCAGTTTCCGCCAAAAGATCGGTATATCGCATCAGACACACGTCGCAGTAGGCAAGGTGCTCGGCGATCTCCAGCCGGGAGAGATCACTGAGTGCTCTGCCGCATTTCAAAGCGGACAGGGCCTCATCCGTCAGATGCCCATTTTCATGAAATAGTTCCATTGCGCTCCCTCCTTTCCAATTCTTCCCGCAGCAGCCGCTTGCCGCGGGAGAGCTGCGTATGTATGGTTTTCACGGGTCTGCCCAAGGCCAAAGCGATTTCCTCCGGCTTTTTTTCTTCCAAAAGGGCCATAACGCAGACCCGGCGGTATGGCTCCTTCATCGCCCGGATCATATTCGCAATGGCGGATGCCTCGCTGCGGGCGATGGCCTGGGACTCCAGAGGCGGGGCGGTGGCCAGGGGCAGTGCGTCATCGCCGGGCAGGACCGTGCGGCGGCGGTAGGCGCTTTGCAGGTAGTCCTTTGCCTTATTGACGGCGATCCGGGCCAGCCACTGCTTGGCGTATCCCTCCGGACAGCTGTCACGGTGGGTATAGGCGGAGAGGAAGGTCTCTTGGGTCAGGTCCTCCGCTGCGGCACTGTCCTGCACCATCTGGCGGCAGACGGTGTAGACAAGCCGTTCATATTGGATGACCAGCTGGTCAAAGGATTCATTTGTCGTAGCCGGCCACCTCCCTGCTGCGCTGCGCTGTCTATGATACGATCCGCCCGGAGACATTTCTTCAAAAAGAGAAAATTTTTTAAAATACCGTGGGCGGGACGCTCTATTGCGGGTCTTTATAAAAAAAGGCCGTTTGCCTTTTTAAAAGGCAAACGGCCCGGGAAAGCAAAGAGACTTACTGGAGAATATTCAGAACCAGGGTCAGCACAATGAAAACAGCACCCACCCACTTGGTGGCGCGGGCCAGCTTGGCATCCATGGTCTTTGCCTGGTTTTTCGCCATAAAGGAATCGGCCACGCCGCCGATGCTGCCGGACAGGCCGGCGCTCTTACCGGACTGGAACAGGACGATCAGAGTAATGGCCAGGCCGCAGAGCAATTGAAGAATCGTAATTGCCAAAGTCATAATGGATAACCCTCCAAAAAATTTTAATCCATGCGCGAACGCAGACATATCACAGACTTAAATGTTACCATAGAAAACTCTGATTTTCAAGTGGGAAAAGCAGTTTTTTTCAGATTTTCGGGCATGTGCGGAAAAGTTTTTTACAATGTATGAAACAAATGTTTGCTTTTTAAATGCAGCTGTGGTACACTGAAAAAAACAAAAAGAAGCGGGAGGTAGTCGGATGCCGGTGCTCTCTAAGATGCAGCAGAAAATTTACGATTTTATTGAATCCTTTGTACAGGATCAGGGCTATCCGCCCTCCGTGCGGGAGATCGGCGACGCAGTGGGCTTAAAATCCCCCTCCACGGTCCACTTCCATCTGAAGCACCTGGAGGAGCTGGGTGTGCTGCAAAAAAGCGCGGGCAAGGGCCGGGCCCTGGCGCTGGTTGCATCGCCGAAAAAGGCGGTTCCGGAGCCGGCTGCAACTCTACTCCCTCAGGAGGAAGCGGAACACCAGATTCCCATTGTGGGCAATGTGGCGGCCGGCAGCCCGATCCTGGCGGAGGAGTGCATTGAGGACTATTTGACCTTTGACACCGGCGGCCGGGGCGGCGAGTGCTTTGCCCTGCGGGTGCGGGGTGAATCCATGATCAACGCAGGTATCTTAGACGGGGACCTGGTGGTGGTGCGCCAGCAGCCCGATGCCGTGAGCGGCGAGATCGTGGTGGCGCTTTTGGAGGATGAGGCCACGGTCAAGCGGCTGTCCCGGAAAAACGGACAGACCTGGCTGCTGCCGGAAAATGAGGCCTATCAGCCCATTGACGGAACATATGCCCGGATTTTGGGCAAGGTTATGGCGGTTGTTCGCCGGTATTGATTGAAAAGAGACAGGGGAGCTTCCCCTGTCTCTTTTGCGCCTTCACCCTGATGGACAGCTATTGGGCCAGGTGGATGGCCCACCCCTCCAGGCCGTGGAAGGGATCGGTGGCGGTGGGGGAGAGGCCCTCCATCACACCGGACTGGGTCAGGACGGAGGTGGTCTTGAAGCACACCGGGAGGATAGGCGCCTGATACTGAAGATGGCGGCAAAGGGCGTCCATGGCGCTCTCGCGGCTTTCGGCCGCACCGTAGGCGCTCAGAAGCTGATCCGTGGCCGCGTCGCTGTAGCGGCCGTAGTTCAGCGTTCCGCCGGTGCCCACCAGGGATGAGAGGTCCCAGTCCGGGCTGAGGCGGACTTCACCATAGTAGAGGTCGAACCGTCCGGCCGATAGGGCCGCGGTAAACTCCTCCCAGGGCAGAACCTCCACCTCCACCGTCAGGTCGCAGACAGAAAGGGAGGAGGCGATATACTTGGCCACCGACACCTTAAAGGGGTTCTCTTCGTTGACCAGCATGGTCAGTGTGTGGTGGGCCCCGCTGTTCAGGCCGGCTGTATTCAGGGCCGATTCAAAGTCCTCATAGGAGTAGGCGCGCTCCAGGCCAGTGGGATAGAGACTGGAAGCTGGGGAGATGGGGAACTGGGACGGCGTGCCGTGGCCGGACAAAAAGGCACTGACCGCCGTGGGGCGGTTGATCCCCAGGCTCAGCGCCCGGCGTACCGCCGCGTCGGAGAGCAGGGTGCGTGAGACATTCAGCCCCACGTACTGTAGGATCGTGGTGTCGGTGTCGCTGAAGGTGATGCTCCCCGTGGTGCTGACGGTCTTGGCCCCGGTGAGGTCGGCGGTGATGAGCTGGATCTCGTGGGAGGTGAACTGGTAGAGCGTGGTGTCCATGTCCGGGGACTCCACCAGCTCAATCCGCTCCGCCGGAGCGGGTTTGGCGCCCCACCAGGCCGGGTTCGCCCGGAGATAGGGGCCGTTTTCATCGGTCATATAGAGGTAGGGGCCGGTGCCCAGGGGCACTGTGTTGCCCTCTGTGCCATGTTTGACGATGGGGATGTCCAGCAGGGAGGGCAGGGAGGTGTTGGCGGAGGAGAGCACCACTGTCACCACGTTGCCGCTGCCTGTGATGGAAGCGACGTCGTCAAAGCGGGCGGCGTAGCGATCTGAGGTGCGGGCACGGTTCAGTTGGGCGGCCACGTCCTCGCCGGTGAGCCCGGAGCCGTCGCTGAAGGTCACTCCGGTGCGCAGGGTAAAGGTATAGGTCAGCGTTTCAGCCTGATAGCTGAACTCGTCGCAGAGGGAGTTTTGGGGCGCGAAAGTCTCGTCCAGACGGAAGAGCCCCTCGTACAGCAGGGCGCCCACTGTCTGCTGGATCCCGTCGGCGCAGGTGATGGGATCCAGTGTCTGATCCGGCAGGTAGGGCAGCGCAAATTGCTCCGGCAGGGCGGCAGGCTCCTCCACCTCCGGAGGCTCAGCGCTGGAGTCGATCACGGTGGTGTCGCCGGGCAGAGTCTCTCCTTCGCTCCAGCAGCCGCTGAGCAAAAGGGCAGCTGCCAGCACGATGGCGCTCAGGCGGATTCGTCTCATGGTATTCCTCCAAAGAAAGGGCGGCAGGAGAAAAGCTCCCTGCCGCCCGGTTGTCAATTCAGCGCGATCATGGCCGCCTGAGCGCCCCGGACATTCCCCACCTTGCGGTACGACCAGAAGAGGTCTGTCCGGCACGCGGTGCAGAGATCGCAGATGTCCACCTGGCCGGAGGGGACGCCCAGGTCCAGCAGCCACCGGGCATTGAGCCCTTTCAGGTCCACATGCCACTTTGGGCCGCGGCGCTGGAAAAAGGGCTCGGCCTCATTGCCGAAGGCGGCGCGCATAGCCTGGGGGACGTCGTCGTCGGTTTCAAAGCAGCACTGGCCGATGGAAGGGCCGAATGCTGCGCGCAGGTCCTCTGGCTTTGCGCCGTAGACGCGGCCCATCTCCAAAGCGGTTTTGCGGAGGACCCCGTTGGCCACGCCGCGCCATCCGGCATGGACAGCGCCCACGCACCTGGTGACGGGGTCATAGAGGAGAACGGTGCCGCAGTCGGCGGAAAAGACCGTCAGGGCAAGGCCCGGCACATTGGTGATGATGGCGTCGGTGAGGTAGTCCCGCTCCCGGAACAGCCCTTTGCCTGCATCCTTCTCCGAGGCGATCAGCACATGGTCCTCGTGGACCTGGCGGGATAGGACCGTGCGTCCGGCGTCCACACCGATGGCGCCGCAGAACCGGCGGTAGTTTTCCAGCACATGGTCCATGTCGTCGCCGCGGCCCACGCCTAAGTTGAGGCTGTCCCAGGGCGGGACGCTGACGCCTCCGAGGCGGGTGGAAAAGCCGTGAGCGACGCCGCCGCAGCGGTCCAACAGGGGGGAGGTGAGGAAGGTGGGCTGCCCCACCGTGCGCATGGTAAAGGTCATAGGCGCCTCCTGATCGAAGTCTGCGCCCAGGTTTACCGGCCGCAGCAGTTCTTGTACTTCTTGCCGCTGCCGCAGGGGCAGGGATCGTTGCGTCCAATCTTCTGGACCTTGCGGGGCTGCTTCTTGGGCGCGGTGCCGTCGCCGCCCACATTTTCCACCATGCCCTTGGCCACGCGCTCACGCTTGACCTCCTCGTTGCTCTTGAGGCGCACGGAGTAGAGGCGCCGCACGGTCTCCTCCTGAATGGCGGCGATCATCTCCTCGAACATGCTGAGGGACTCCTGCTTGTAGGCGATGACCGGGTCAACGTTGCCATAGGCACGCAGGCGGATGCCCTGCTTCAGGTCGTCCATGGCATCGATGTGCTCCATCCAGTACTCATCCACCACACGGAGCATGACCACGCGCTCCAGTTCCCGCATGATGGGGGAGGTGATCTCCTGCTCCTTCTGCTCGTAGTACTTGACGGCCTCCGACTGGAACAGCTCGATGAAATCCTGGGCGGTCTTATCGGCGATTTCCTCCTCGCTCAGCTTCACCGCGTACTTGGGGAAGTAGGTGCCCTCCAGGCTGCGGAGCATTTCCCGGTAGCCGGCGATGTCCAGCGCCGTCTGCTCCCCGAAAGCGTGGTTGACGTGGTTTTCGATGGCGGTGGAGACCATGCCCTGGATAATGGGCTGGATGTCCATGCCGTCCAGGACCTTCTGACGCTGAGAGTATATGATCTCACGCTGCTTGTTCATGACATCGTCGTATTCCAGCACCGACTTACGGGACTGGAAGTTGCGGGACTCGACGGTGGTCTGGGCGTTTTCAATGGCGCGGGTGAGCATCTTGCTCTCGATGGGGGTGTCCTCGTCCAGGTCCACCTTCTCCATCATGGCCTGGATGCGCTCACCGCCGAACAGGCGCATCAGGTCGTCCTCCAGCGAGATGTAGAACCGGGTCTCGCCGGGGTCGCCCTGGCGGCCGGCGCGGCCGCGGAGCTGGTTGTCGATGCGGCGGGAGTCGTGGCGCTCCGTGCCGATGATAAAGAGGCCGCCTGCGGCGCGGACCTGGTCCGCCTCCGCGTCGATGTCCTGCTTATGGGCGGCCATGCGCTCGGAATAGAGCTTGCGGGCCTCCAGAATCTCTTCGTTGTCGGTCTCGGCGTAGCCGGTGGCGTCGGCGATCACCTCGTCGCTGAAGCCGGCCTTGCGCAGGTCCGCCTTGGAGAGGTACTCGGCGTTGCCGCCCAGCATGATGTCGGTGCCGCGGCCGGCCATATTGGTGGCCACGGTGACGGCGCCGAACTTGCCGGCCTGGGCCACGATCTCCGCTTCCTTCTCGTGATTTTTGGCGTTGAGCAGGTTGTGGGGGATGCCCTCTTTGACCAGCATCTTGGAGAGGTTTTCGTTCTTTTCAATGGACACGGTGCCCACCAGAACGGGCTGGCCCTTGGCGTGGCATTCCTTGATCTGGTTGATGACCGCCCGGTATTTGCCGTTTTCGGTTTTATAGACCACATCCTGGTTGTCCACGCGGGCGTTGGGCCGGTTGGTGGGCACCTCGATGATGTCTAAGTTGTAGATGGTGGCGAACTCCTCCTGCTCCGTCAGGGCCGTACCGGTCATACCGGAGAGCTTGCGGTAGAGGCGGAAGTAGTTCTGGAAGGTGATGGTGGCCAGGGTCTTGCTCTCCCGGGCCACGGTGACGTGCTCCTTGGCCTCGATGGCCTGGTGCAGCCCCTCGGAGTAGCGGCGGCCGAACATCAGGCGTCCGGTGAACTCATCGACGATGATGACCTCGCCGTCCTTCACCACATAGTCAATATCCTTTTTCATCACGCCGTGGGCCTTGATGGCCTGGTTGACGTGGTGGGCCAGGGTGGAGTTCTCCGGATCGGAGAGGTTGTCCACATGGAAAAACTCCTCCGCCTTGGAGATGCCCCGGGCGGTGAGCATGGCGGTGCGGGCCTTTTCGTCCACGATGTAGTCGGCGTCGATGTCGGAGGCTTCCTCTTCCTTGTTGTCCACCTCGGTGACCACCTGCTTTTTCAGCCGGGCCACAAACATCTCCGCCATGTCGTAGAGCTGGGTGGACTTGTCGCCCATACCGGAGATGATCAGCGGGGTGCGGGCCTCATCGATGAGGATGGAGTCCACCTCGTCCACGATGGCAAAGGAGTGGCCCCGCTGGACCTGCTCCTGGGCATAGATGGCCATGTTGTCGCGGAGATAGTCGAAGCCCATCTCATTGTTGGTGCCATAGGTGATGTCGGCGTCATAGGCGGCCTTGCGCTGCTTGTTGTCCAGACCGTGGATGATGAGGCCCACCTTGAGCCCTAAGAAGCGGTGGACCTTCCCCATCCATTCGCTGTCGCGCTTGGCCAGGTAGTCGTTGACGGTGACGATGTGTACGCCGTTTCCGGAGAGGGCGTTCAGGTAAGCCGGCAGCGTGGCCACCAGAGTCTTGCCTTCACCCGTCTTCATCTCGGCGATGCGGCCCTGGTGCAAAACGATACCGCCCACCAGCTGTACCCGGTAGGGCCGAAGCCCCAGTACACGGTCGGCGGCCTCCCGGACAGTGGCAAAGGCCTCGGGAAGAATATCGTCCAGCGTTTCCCCATTCTGGAGGCGCTCTTTGAACTGTGCTGTTTTTGCGCTGAGCTGCGCGTCGGTCAGACCGTGGTATTCGTCAGCCATGGCCTCGATTTTATCCACAATGGGATAGATCTGCTTCAGCTCGCGGTCGCTGTAGGTTCCGAAGACTTTCCTGAAAAGACCCATTTTATGAAAACATCCTTTCCAATCCCGTATGCGCGGGACAGAGTAATCAACAGATTTGTTATTTTAATAGGTATCCGATAAAATAGCAAGTGTAGCATATCACAAGTTCCTGTAGAATGCAAAGAAAAATCGGCCATGGGGAAAAAAGTTCACAATTGAGAAAAGAATCCGTTCAGGGGCAGGACCAAACTGCCGCTTTCCCCTTTGCGCACCTCACCGGTGATGGTCAGCGTGTCCACCCTGCCATCCTTCCATCCGGCGCGGACCTCGATGATGCCGCCCGGCTGGCGCAGGGCCACGGTGTAGGGCGCGCCGGTGCGCTGGGCCAGATAGCAGCCGATGGCGGCGCTGCCGCTGCCGCAGCCCCGCTCCCACACGGAGGTGTGGGTGGCGGCCACATAGACCAGGGGGGAGAAGGAGAGGGCGTCCTCGTCAAAGAGCAGGATGCCGGCGGCGTCGGCCTTCAAAGTGGCGCACAGCAGCTGGACTGCGTCCTCCGCCTGGGGGTGGGTGAGCGCGCCGGCGGGCACGATGCAGTGGACGATGCCGGGGAAAAAAACGGCGGGACAGGAGAGCATCCGGTCCCCGGCCACCACGTCGATCTCCCGGATGCGCTCTGGCAGGGGCATGTCCACCGTGCCCAGACAGCACTCGGTCCCCATCTGGACATGGCAGGTCAAAATCCCGGATTCACCGGAGACCTCCATGGGAATGTCCGCCGCATCGCCGCTGGCCAGGCCATCCTCCCAGGCCAGCAGCGCGGCCAGGGACATGGCGGCGTTGCCGCAGAACTCACCGCCCATCATCTGCAGCCGGGCCCTGGCGCCGCGGGCCGAAGCGCTCTCCAAAAACCCCACCTGCTCCGCGTCGGGGTTGCTGCGCAGCAGCAGCTGTGCCACCGACGGCTGGGCGGAGCGGGGCACAGTCGTTCGAACCAGCAGCGTGATGTTTTTGGTGGGGTCAAGGGTGATATAGGAAATCTCCATGATGATCAATGTCCTCCAGATATGCCTGTGGGGATCAGGCGAATTCGACTCTCTTTTCCAATATTTGCAGGAATTTTAAAATTATACTATATGAGGGGAAAAAAGTCACGCACTCTTTCGGGAGTACTGTGGGAAGCTGTAACTGTTTTTGGTAAAATTGTAACCGGATGTCAATTGAATTGACTTTTGGAACATGGTAACATGGACGCAAATCGCGCATAGAAAAAAGATTTGAGGTGCATTGTGTTGACAATCGGAGGACATGGAAAGCGCGTGCTGCTCACGCTGATTGCTTTGGCCCTTTTTCTGAGTGTTTTGAGCGGATGCGGAACGAATGGGCAGACGGAACCCCGGGAGGATGGTTCCGCGCCGAAGGAGGATGGAGAACCGGCGGAGCAGGGGGAGCCGCTCCCGGATGCGCTGCCGCTGGAGTTCGTGTTTGCCAGCGGTGCCGGCGCATGGGGAACTGAACTCACTCTGAACCGGGACGGCTCATTCGCAGGGCAGTACAGCGATTCTGAGATGGGGGAGAGCGGCGAGGGCTATTCCAAAGGCTCGGTCTACGTCTGTGCGTTCAGCGGCCGGTTTGAAGAGATCAAACAGGTGGATGACACCACGTACTCCATGAAATTAGGAGAGATCAAAGTGACAGATGAGCCGGGCAAGGAGTGGATCGAGGAGGAAATCCGGTATGTGGCCTCAGACCCCTTTGGGATAGCGGGCGGAGAGACGTTTTTCCTCTACACGCCGGAGACGCCCCTTGAAGGACTCTCCGAGGAGTTCCTGAGCTGGTGGCCCGACAATTACCGTAGGGAGACGGACGCCCTGCAAACACTGGCCTGCTATGGGCTCAGGAACCAGGAGACGGAGCAAGGCTTCTTTGCCGTCGAATCAGGCAAAGGGAGTACTTTGGAGAGTACGGGGGAGAGAACGGCGACCGGAACTACGTCTGCGGCTTTTTGAAGCTCTATTATTACGATTTGGGTACAGGCCTTGAGGACCTCAAACATCCGGTTTACAGCAGTAGCGGCGGAGCGGGAAACCCTGTCCGCATCACCCTTTCGTCCGATGGGACGCTGACGGATTTTCAGGAGACCTATGACGGTGCGGACAACACCAGGCGGATTGAGGAGCTGTGCGGCCCACTGAGCGGCCTGGCGGATGCGCTGAACAGCGGGACCGACCTGCCGGACGGAAAGCGGGAGCTGACGCCGAAGGATGACACGCTGCTGCGGATGTACCTGGATTACTATTTTTCTGAAGATTGAATAAAGGGGGGAG
Proteins encoded:
- the secA gene encoding preprotein translocase subunit SecA, whose amino-acid sequence is MGLFRKVFGTYSDRELKQIYPIVDKIEAMADEYHGLTDAQLSAKTAQFKERLQNGETLDDILPEAFATVREAADRVLGLRPYRVQLVGGIVLHQGRIAEMKTGEGKTLVATLPAYLNALSGNGVHIVTVNDYLAKRDSEWMGKVHRFLGLKVGLIIHGLDNKQRKAAYDADITYGTNNEMGFDYLRDNMAIYAQEQVQRGHSFAIVDEVDSILIDEARTPLIISGMGDKSTQLYDMAEMFVARLKKQVVTEVDNKEEEASDIDADYIVDEKARTAMLTARGISKAEEFFHVDNLSDPENSTLAHHVNQAIKAHGVMKKDIDYVVKDGEVIIVDEFTGRLMFGRRYSEGLHQAIEAKEHVTVARESKTLATITFQNYFRLYRKLSGMTGTALTEQEEFATIYNLDIIEVPTNRPNARVDNQDVVYKTENGKYRAVINQIKECHAKGQPVLVGTVSIEKNENLSKMLVKEGIPHNLLNAKNHEKEAEIVAQAGKFGAVTVATNMAGRGTDIMLGGNAEYLSKADLRKAGFSDEVIADATGYAETDNEEILEARKLYSERMAAHKQDIDAEADQVRAAGGLFIIGTERHDSRRIDNQLRGRAGRQGDPGETRFYISLEDDLMRLFGGERIQAMMEKVDLDEDTPIESKMLTRAIENAQTTVESRNFQSRKSVLEYDDVMNKQREIIYSQRQKVLDGMDIQPIIQGMVSTAIENHVNHAFGEQTALDIAGYREMLRSLEGTYFPKYAVKLSEEEIADKTAQDFIELFQSEAVKYYEQKEQEITSPIMRELERVVMLRVVDEYWMEHIDAMDDLKQGIRLRAYGNVDPVIAYKQESLSMFEEMIAAIQEETVRRLYSVRLKSNEEVKRERVAKGMVENVGGDGTAPKKQPRKVQKIGRNDPCPCGSGKKYKNCCGR
- the pgeF gene encoding peptidoglycan editing factor PgeF, which translates into the protein MTFTMRTVGQPTFLTSPLLDRCGGVAHGFSTRLGGVSVPPWDSLNLGVGRGDDMDHVLENYRRFCGAIGVDAGRTVLSRQVHEDHVLIASEKDAGKGLFRERDYLTDAIITNVPGLALTVFSADCGTVLLYDPVTRCVGAVHAGWRGVANGVLRKTALEMGRVYGAKPEDLRAAFGPSIGQCCFETDDDVPQAMRAAFGNEAEPFFQRRGPKWHVDLKGLNARWLLDLGVPSGQVDICDLCTACRTDLFWSYRKVGNVRGAQAAMIALN